CGGTTTTCCGTATTGGTTTCCAGTTGGAAAAAATCCTGAAATGATTTTAACTGGATGTCCAGGAAATTGGGGTAGGGCATCAGGTTTTTTGTTGTTGCGAAATTGATTCTTTCGGTTTTGATTCCAGCCAAGGCACAATAGTTTTAAGTTATGAACAAGCCGGCATGGATAATTTTCTGCCGGCAAAAAATTGAAAGAATGATGTATAAGAACAAATAGGCGAAGCCTCTATCCCATATCGGGATAGAGGTTTTCGCCTGTAAAATAGAAATAAAGTATTACTTGATTTCGACTTCAGCACCAGCTTCTTCAAGCTGTTTTTTCAGTGCTTCAGCTTCGTCTTTGGTCACGCCTTCTTTGATTGCTTTAGGAGCAGAATCAACAAGTTCTTTCGATTCTTTCAATCCGAGACTGGTGAGTTCTTTAACCAGTTTTACTACGGCAAGTTTGGACTGACCGGGAGCTTTCAGAATAACATCAAAAGCGGTTTGTTCTTCAGCAGCAGCTTCAGCACCACCGGCAGCGGGGCCAGCAACAACTGCAGCAGCAGCGGGTTCAATACCATACTCTTCTTTCAAAATTTCAGCCAGTTCGTTTACTTCTTTTACAGTGAGGTTAACTAATTGTTCTGCAAATGCTTTTAAATCTGCCATTTTTGTATAATTTAAATTGTGTTATAAATGCTAATTAATTTTCTTGTATTCAATATTTTTCGCCTTATTCGCTTTTTTCGGATAAGGTTTCGAGAATTCCAGACAGTTTGTGGCCGCCGGATTTCAATGCCGAAAGGACATTGTTCATAGGTGACTGTAGCAAGGAAATTACATCGGCAATCAGTTCGTCTTTCGACTTGATGGAGGCCAGGAATTCGAGTTGTTCGTCCCCAAGGTAAGTCATCTCCTCAATGTAGGCGGCTTTTAAGATGGGGTATTTCGATTTTTTCCGGAACTCTTTGATCACTTTTGCCGGGGCACTGCCCGATTCGGCAAACATGAGCGATGTATTTCCTTTGAGTGCTTCGTATAACTCATCGAAATCTCTTTCCGATTGCTCCATGGCTTTGCGCAGCAAGGTATTTTTTACCACACGCATTACAATGCCACGGTTAAAGCACATTCTTCTGA
The sequence above is drawn from the Candidatus Sulfidibacterium hydrothermale genome and encodes:
- the rplL gene encoding 50S ribosomal protein L7/L12, translating into MADLKAFAEQLVNLTVKEVNELAEILKEEYGIEPAAAAVVAGPAAGGAEAAAEEQTAFDVILKAPGQSKLAVVKLVKELTSLGLKESKELVDSAPKAIKEGVTKDEAEALKKQLEEAGAEVEIK
- the rplJ gene encoding 50S ribosomal protein L10, with translation MRKEDKKQLIESLAQQLSEHHNFYLTDVSTLNAEDTSKLRRMCFNRGIVMRVVKNTLLRKAMEQSERDFDELYEALKGNTSLMFAESGSAPAKVIKEFRKKSKYPILKAAYIEEMTYLGDEQLEFLASIKSKDELIADVISLLQSPMNNVLSALKSGGHKLSGILETLSEKSE